The nucleotide sequence TTGTAAAACGACCAATGATAAAGGTCAATCTTTTGTTTTGACACGTAATATAAAACTGGGACTGCATATATTTACATGCACAATGGAACGCACTACGTTTTTGTAATAGAAATGAATGCATTCAGTTGACAAGCACtgctttttttaaatttcttatttcttcCTATGATAATGGGATTTAAATCCAATGAAAAAAGGAGTACTTTTCATGCCATTTCTTATGCACACCGCCATTAGCTGAATCAACCGAAAATTCGCCGGGCCGAATTGATTGTATTTTTGATGCACTCaattggtgaccccgacgtTGATTGCTGAACCCATTGTATTGAATTAGTTTACTTTTTCGATCGTCCACTTTACATACAACAAAAGAGTTCTTGTGCACGACCATGcgattgtgtgcgtgtgagcaTGCATATACGTATGCATGTGCTCAGCTGGCGCacgtgtgcgagtgtgtgtgtttgggagAGGCGTGGGGTGGCGTGACGTGGTTAACATTTATGGTTatcagttcgcgatctgcaAGGCAATAGCCACCCACAAACGATCAATAAACAAAGTCCTATTTAAAGGTATGTCTATCTGCAGCTGCGCCGTTCTTATCGGTTATTCCCTGTTACgcatatgcacatatatatacagacACTGTCGGTCGTGCCCTTTGTTTACGAGTGTCACTGGGCGGGAATCGGTTGCTAAACACTGGTCACTACTATATGGTTATCACTCGGCGGCGTCGTGCCCGCCATTTACCTTTTTGGCAATGTTTTTGTGcgaattgatttgttttcttttgtaaGCCAAACGGTATGACCGTTCGAGTGCAATGACGATGACACCGGTGAACAAACGGAAAATCGCCACTTTTGCCTTTagtatttttcaatatttaatatttgccaCCAGGGCTGTCAGGTTGCAATGTTGTAAAGGAAATCTGAATAATTTGGCTAACGATCTGCACTACAACTTATAGCTTATTAATGATTGATTTTTGATCTACGCTAACTTTtccataaatcaaaaaatgaAACTCTAGTGAGTAACTTATTCTAATATAGTTATTTGGTTTTTAGATATGAAATGACCGAATACCCCGAAActagtaatatttaataagatTACTAgattactttaatttaataagattaaaaatttgtttgcttggtTTACCTAACTAAGAACTAGTTGGAAGAACATATTTTATTCAGTATTATTTAAAGACTTTCCCAAAAGTGGTTACCCTATTGGTTTGCGTCCATACTAAATGCCTGTCAAAATTATTCGCAGAATTGAACGGCgaattttttttcgcatttggAAATTGGATTTTTGCTGAAAGTAAACGCTTTAAAACTGGTATAAACCCGAATTAGCCTATTTGGGGACTTGGGCCATTGTTTTAAGTGGTTTTCAGCAACTGAAAAGGTGAGCCCGTCGGCGGATTAGAATATTCAACCGGCAGAcgattttttgttggccaaaaatttgCAGACGTGAGCGCGTGAGTTTTTGAGGGGGTTAATGCCAAAAGATGTACATACCTGACCGTCGTCCAGTTGCAGGCCTAATGTCCAACGAGATCTACGACTCCTCCAATTCGCAGCTAAGTAGCGACGAGTATAGCCACGAGGAGGAGGAATACGACGCTCTAATGGACGCGGCGGTGAGCAAGCAACGACCCCAAAAGACAAAATCCAAGGGATCCGAGTCCGAGAAACCCGGAAATGGAGCTCCAGAATCGGCGGCTGCCACtgagaaaaatgaaaagccaGATGACGATGCGGTGCCACCTTCCACGCGCTCAGAAACAATTCGGCGGATCCGGCAATTGCAGTTACAGCGTGGCAGGCTGCCCAATCTTTACTTCAAGCGTCGCAGTATTCGTTGGTAAGGCTTACTTCCCAAAGAACCTACTGAAACTGTAATCCTATCTTATCCGATCACACTTCAGGCTGCGACCCAATAAAATGGACTACAACAGCTATTTTGACGGCCTGAAGGACTTGCTGCCCAAGCGTAAATTGAAGCACCTGGTTCGCTTCCATGACAGGCAGCGCAGAACCTACGACAGCAGGAGCATCAGTCGTAGTCGCAGCCACAGCCGCAGTCTTAGCCGAAGTTGCAGTCGCAGTCGTAGTCGTAGCTATTCTCGCAGCCGCAGCGGCAGTGGTTCGCCGGAACTCATTTGCCTTGACGACACGGAGAACGAGGATTCGCCTGAGAAACCAGAGCAAGAGCCGGCAAGGGTTACGCCCATCAAGGAAAATAAGCCTACGCTTCCGGCTCCACCCCAACTAAACTACGAGCTGCCAGAAAGGAAGAAAGCAAACCCACTTGGAAACAACGAAAACGGTGCCTCTATCCTCGACGAGTTCCTGGTAAAGAAGGATCCCCAGGAACCGGTCTTCGACTACGGTAAACTCTCAGCGTGTCGGGAATTGGAACAGGCTCTAAAGGACCGGTCGCGAGATGCGCCAAATGAGGCAGAGTCGCTTGTGGTTGATGCCACTCTTAAAAGACGCCGTTCGGTAACACCGCCCGCTAGCGAAGAGAAGCGCAACAATGAAGTCGAGGATGATAATATAATTGGGTTTTCAACGGTGCAGCAACAGAAGCCAATGGAGGCAGCTCCACCATTAAATCTAAGAATGCCCACCACTCCATCGACTAATCCTCTTCAGCGTCAGCAGGCTTTTAAGCTGAGCACACCGTATACCCTGGCTCCGCCTACTGCCGCCAAGCAAGCTGACACTTACAGTTTAAATACTCCACCGCCAACGGCCACCCAAATGCAGATATCCTATCCCAACGAAAAGCTGTCAAATAACATGAAAGCTAATGCGACTTTCTCGATTCAACAGACAGCTTTATCCCAAGTCGCTGCATCCTATGCTGCTGCACCACAAGTGGCTGCCCTCGCGCAGAGAGCTCCATCTCAGGTTGCTCCACTACAACAAGCCCCCGTGCAACAGATGCACTTCCCAAGATCAGTTCCACCGCAGCAGCTTCCTCCACCACAGCAGCGAGCTCCTCCACAGCAACTGGCTACAGCTCCATTCGCTCCACCACGGCACCTGGCTCAACATAGACCATCTCCACAGCAGCTAGCTCCATCACAGCAGCTGGCTCCACCACACCAGCTAGCTCCACCACACCAGCTAGCTCCACCACAGCAGCGAGCTCCGCCACAGCAGCTAGCTCCACCACACCAGCTAGCTCCACCACACCAGCTAGCTCCACCACAGCAGCGAGCTCCGCCACAGCAGCTAGCTCCGCCACAGCAGCTAGCTCCACCACAGCAGCTAGCTCCACCACAGCAGCTAGCTCCACCACAGCAGCTAGCTCCACCACAGCAGCGAGCTCCGCCACAGCAGCGAGCTCCGCCACAGCAGCTGGCTCCGCCACAACAGCGAGCTCCCACACAGCATATGGCTCCACCACAACATATGGCTCCGCCACAGCAGCTAGCTCCAACACAGCAGCTAGCTCCTCCACCACAGCAGCTAGCGCCTCGACCACAGCAGCTAGCTCCTCCACCACAGCAACTAGCTCCTCCACCACAGCAGCTAGCTCCTCCACCACAGCAGCCAGATTCATCAAGACCAGCTTCGGTGCAGCCGTTGACCCCTCAAAGGCATGCTAGTCCACATCAGCTTGCCCAATCACAGCAGGTCCATCAATCGCCATCTCAACTGCATCCTGTTCCAGTGGCTGCTCCCAACTTTGCGGTGCCCCAACAGCCGCAACCCCGTCGATCGGAAACGGTGAGCACCCAGACGCAGGGCTTGGGGTCACCAGCGGCTTCTTCTTCGACAACCCGCCAAAAGTCATTCGTTGATCTCAATAATAGTGATGCAAACTTCCATTATCGCGTCAAAGAACTTTTCGATGAATTGAACTCGACAATGATTGATAAAATTAACTCGGTACCCCCTGATGAAGATTCATTGAAAAAAGAGCGCGAACGCATCGTTGCGGATCTTGCAGCCCTAGATAAGCTGATGGCCCAGAAAGAGGATGAATATAACCGACTGCTGTATTTGAGCTGCATTAAGAAGGAGCTGCATGAACGAATGGAGCGAAAGGAGCGCTTGATACGTATTAAGGACCTACTGCCCATCCTTATCAACAAGTGCGGCACCAaggagctcagtgaggtaaaGGCTATGCTAGAAGAGGAAATCGATTCTCCAATGGCCTCCAAACATAGTTTGTCggcaattgaaaaattactGAATTACGCCGAGTTAAACCAGAACATCATACAGCTTCTGCGGGGGTAAatctttaaatgtttaattctGAGAATCCCAAGTTAAAATTGATCGTTTTCAGTTCCTTGGGCTTAAATAAACGCGCACCGTCCGTGTCTCCGGCCAATTTCGAGGATGACCAAATGCTTTTTCGTAGAGATTCCTTGCCCGTAAGTCATCTATCAATGCGGGATCAGCATTACGAATCTCGGAATGCGGTAAATGACCATCTGCTAGATAGCAATCCAGACAGAGATCCGCCAGCCAAGCGACCGAAGCTAATCCACTCGCAAGACAGGTgagaaaatacaaataatatacTAGAACATATTATTTTAACGTCATATAATTTATAGTAACCAGGACATGGCAAGCTCCTCGACACATTTGTCAGCCAATCTTTCAGAGACGCTTCGCAAGATTAGGGCTTGGAAAAATTATTCGCATTTTAGTAACGTCTCAATGGAGGACAATAATTCGGATAATGAATCACAGATCGAACCGCTGTTCAACAGCAGTCCGATGGCCTCCCGTCGCCAACTGGCCAATAGACAGGTATGCACTTAATCACAATATTTTTTGACATTCCGCGAAAATAAATGTTTCTATTCAGTCCTACCAAGAACAACATTCCGCTAATATCAACGACCATGAGAATGTCCAAAAGAGGCACAAGTCTCACAAGCGCAAGTCGCATAAGCACAAGTCTCACAAGCATAGGAGCTCCCATAAGTCCCAGGCTGAATCTTCCGCCACCATCAACGGTAACACAGGTAGACAATGCCACGAGTGCAAGCTCTATGGAGCCACCTTTATGTGCTCCAACTGTCAGAATCAATGGTACTGCAGTCGTGAATGCCAGGTAAGCATTGTAGGAtttattatgtattttatgcatttttttaaattgttttatccAGTGACGCATTGAAGGAAAAGTACTCATGTTTACCTATCTTTTATAATACATTCGTTATAGCTGAGCGATTGGGACACACATCACCGAACTTGTGGCATTTAAATAGACTTCACTTAGGACATCAGCATTACTAAAACATAACTATATAGACGTATCGCATATGCACTACTATATATTTACTCAACCGTGTAACTCACTGAAGGACACAGGACACTGGCGGACCATTTTCAATTGCGTTTTATTGAATTAAGTGCTTGCAATTGTACTCAATCAATGAAGCACAATTTAAAGTGTAATATGCCTAGCTATTATAAGTTGGTAGggattaaatataataattataattccTTAATAATTGATTCCAATTTGCTTATGAACAACGCGCGAAATTCATTTTGTTTCAAAATCGTATTGATAAAATGTTCCTCgttttcccactttttttgtttgaaaattaaatatccTTGACTTCTTGTTTGCTACATAAAAGATATCTATTTAagaattaatatatttattttctgtttctttGGATGTAATTCCATGCTaaaggcaaaataaacaagttcatatttatttacaagcacttattatttaatttttgggaAGACTATTGAACCAAAAAGTATTAGttcaacaaaataaagaaaatgatgaGACGTTTTAATACAATAATAGAAAGTGTTTTAAAATTGGtacttataaaatataaaattttaccGTTTGCAGAACTGGTTGGCTTGGTCTATCGATAAATGGCGCCAAGTTTATTGTTCAAATTTCAAACAGAATTTTCTGTGAAATTCGACTAAACTTTGATAACATATAATTCGTATAATGGAATTTTTTCAGATCATTTAGGGCTTTGCCATCGCCTCATTTATTTACTGCGCCTGCGCACCTGGCACATCAGTTTGATGTCATTTATATGCAGCCGGAGTGGCTGCCTCCTGGACCACGGACCACGTCTCAGTTTCCGGATGCGCAGCTGCCGGCTGCAGTAGAGCCGGAATTTCAGATTCGGATTCCAGACGGCACCGGCCGAGGCGGAGGGCGTGACGCACTTGTAGGCATATTGCCACCATAATCGAATGCTCTGCTTGGTGCTGTGCTGGAATCGAAAGGGGATTGGATTCAATAAGTGTGGAagggtgtgtgtttgtgtgtggggATGGCAGTAGTAAACATTATGGTGCACCCTAAAAGAAGGTATCCAACGGGGGAAACACACTCACCATGTAGACGGGCAAGACGTAGAAACGCTTGCACTCGCGCCGAACGAAATTGAAGGCGATGGGGCGGCGGTACGTCGATGACACCTTGGTCAGGTGCGAACGGATCGCACTGGCGCTGGTGGAGCGCTGCAGACGCTGGAGCTGcaaaatgggaatggaaatagGCGCGCGCACGTAATTAGTTTTTCCAAACAATTGAGCACATTTCGAGAACACAAATTAATATGCGAAAAATGTTTGCGAAGAGTTCGCGCCAAATTTGGCTTGCAAATGATTCGAATCGCGCTGCGTTTCAGCTGAATTATGGCCCATAACTGTGTGTACTCGGTACTATATTATTGTACTTAAACTAGACACCTGGCTGTTGAAAACAATGCTAACTATGCCAGTAGAATTTGTATGGggtatttctattttattcGTATTTAAGCGGTGTTCGAAGAGAATAAAAACGcccttttaatgtttttttagCAGCCAAAATTCAAGTTGTTCTTAAAAGGAAGATATATCTCTAAAGTATATATGTCTAAATTTAGTAAATACATACTAAGCAAATAAAGCCATAAAGATCAAATCGGAACATcaacaaatattattttttccgccctaatgaaatacaaatttatcgTTTGATAGAAAACCAAAATCCTGTTGTAATAAAAATGCTTATCGAATGAACACGACTCCATAATTACAACCGTAAACACAAAGTTTATgtgctgttttatttatatcaataaaaggtatttgattttttttttgtggagaTATTGGTATTTAGCTATATCTGGGAAGACAGAAAGTTTGCTAAAATCcttatcatttaaattttataaacagTTGTGAATGAAATGATAATATACCGACATTATCTAGATGATTAATCACCTGCCGAGCAAGAAATCGTTATCTTAAGTTCGGAAAACTCCACAATAGTTATGGTATTTATGGTTGCGGGAGTGGGGATCGCTTGGGTGGGGCTTTGTTGGGTTCATTGTGTGTTGCTGTGGAGTGGGTGTTGGTtcgggagggggggggggcggtaaAGGGGTTGTCCCTGAACCTGCTTATCAAAGCGGCAAGCAAGTTGCAAGGCGGCTTGGATTGTTTTCGCAGTGAGCCGAAGTGACAGAGTCATCCAACTCGAAGTTGATAGCAATTAAGTCCGCTTATCAGTTTAGAGACGCGATTTAAATTAGCACCCCAATGGAAACCCCCCCTTAATCGCGGAGCACCTCCCCCCCTTTCCATCCTAATCCAGCGCTTTCTTGGCGCTTTGTCCTCGTCGATGACTACACGCCGACAAGTTTTTGCTATTATTAAACAGTTTTACAAGCCGCTAACGCTCAGAAATTGTTGCTAATTAGCCGAACCGCGCACGCCGGCGCAGCAGACCTTAAAAGCGACCCCTCGAGGGGAAGAGAGGGGGGGTGATGGTGGTGGAGGGTTAGGAGTGGGCTGCCACTAATAAAGGTGTGCGCTGGTATGAGCAGCggtgcactgcgagaaatgaTCCACTACATTGCACTTCTATTCAAATCACTTTCTAATCTTGTACCGTTAACGTCAATAGCAGAAAGTTtactttaataattaataatattgtttgaattttaaataaaaatgaaaaaaaaacaatttttatttgtgaaaGTTGAAGTTTTTGACCTTAAAATGGTTACATAGACGTAAAAATTATGTATTAGTACTAAAGTGAAGAAATCGCTAAGCACTATGttatcaaaaataaaacttagaATCTCATAACAATTATCATTCTTTATCATTCCAAATGTtgaaaattaaacataaagCTAGAATATCAAGTGAAACCTATTAATTACActcattttctctcagtgcacgtGTCAAGATTGGAGGCAATCGAGCTGAATTAGATGCTGCTGGGGTCGATTGAGTGCAGATCAGGCGATGAGCAATCGAGTGCAGGGTGCAGCAAGCAGCGAGCAACAATTAGATTCTTcgaaaaaatctaaaaaattatgaaaggACCTTGGAATGCAATTTTGCTGTGTGCCACAATTTGCATGTGAATAATGGCAAAAATCACATCTCTCGCTGTCAATcggtgcgtatgcgtaatatttgtGTGCGCCGCACAGTCTGTCAGTTTGAAATTATGTTGTCCTAGCGTAGACTTTCCccatttgcttatttatttatttatttatttattttttgttagcCATTTGAACCCCGACAATTAACACGGCGAGCAGCGAcgaggcaaacaaaaagcgaatCTAACGCTTCGTTTAAGCGATTTGTGTGCGCTCTTTAATGAAATTCGCTGCTGTGTTTGATGTTGTATTAGGGGTACGAGTAACGACTATGTGCGTGCTACGGCCTTTTTGTGGCCCGTGTCCGTTCGGCTGGCACTATCGCCATCTCTATCTGCCCggctatacatacatatatctatcgCGATCGGTCGCAGGGTGTCGCCGTGCTGGGATTTTGTGGCTATGACTCAGCGTCGCAACAACAGTAAGCAAATAGCGTTTGGGGGAAGTTGGTGTCACGTCTATGAGATACCCATTGAATCTATTAAATTCACTATCTATTTTATGTCATCTATTAAAGTTACTATTTAGCAGTTCAACTAGGTCGCTTTAGGTCGCGATTTTTCTCTTTATAAATTTCTACATATAATCACATTAGTTTTGATTCACTTTAAATGTAAGCTTAAAGCGGAATTTAGCTGAAAAGAAAAATCGAGTTCTTCACTACCATACGATTATCAGGACTTCCGGCATTGTTCACCCAAATGTATGCTACAAAAAATATCGTTCCCTTTTGAAGGCAACAAGGAAACTCTATAAGAACTCCCATACTTCTAAGAAGAAAGTAATATTAAGGAGATATCTTGTATGTAAGACCCATAGAGTGAAGTAGGGAGTAGGGAAGCATGCGTATGTCCTACTTATTTTCCCAGAATCCTCGATTGATATCACTGTGACTACCCATTGTGCGAACCATACCACCTGGATGGTCTAGTATACCCGTTGCACTCCACACACAACGGGTACCACAACTCCCACCACAATGAATGGCGGGCGCTGTGTTCCGTTCTGTTTTATTCTGCCAGTTGATTTCGGTTCGGGTTCGGATCCGCTCATTCAGTTCAGTTGTGCTCAGCTCGGTTGGAGCGACCACGGTTCGTGTCGATTGCGAATCCGTTGCCATTGTCGGATTGGATCGCGGAGAGGGTCTTGCAAGTAAAATTCATGTTAATGAATGTTAATTTATACATTTGTAAGAATCtaaaatctgtttttccatACACAACAATTATTGACGCGGCAGTCGCTGCTTGGCGGCGATTTCGAATTTTGAAGCAGTCGCGCCCGAAACGTCGCCGCGAACGCAACGATCGGTTAACGGTAAAGATATAGAAGGCCACCCTCTTTGGAACTAGTAATAGTAGTCCTACGGGAGATTAGTCCAGAATGGATCCCGAGTTCGTGAACAAATACAATCAGGTCCTTAGCCGTCTGAAGCTAGTGGAGAACTTCGATGGCAGTGATCCTGGCAAGCTGCCGCAGTTCCTGCACAAAATCGAGGCCCTTATGCCGGCCATAAATAGTTTCGACGACTACTACAAGTTTCAATTGATAGGACATATCAAAAATAAGTGCACAGATCGCGCCAGGGAGGCGGTCTTCACGCGACAAATGAGCGCTCCCGtgggcaatggcaatggcaatggcggCGGGAATGGTCATCTCCTGAAGGCCGAGTCCTGGCTAAAACTCAAGGATCAACTGCTGTACAACTATGCGGAGCGGGAGTCTAGCTACTCGCTGATACACAAGATACGCAGCGCTGTCTTGGACTCGAACATAGAGTTGTACTACCAGAAGATGGCCAAACTCAAGCACAGACTGATCAATAGAAAGCTCACGCACAATGACACCCTGTACAGTCTCGAGGACATAGAGCGCATCACGCTGCAGGTGTTCCGAGATCATCTGCCCGAGCCGACGCACTCGATGATCCTGCGCCGGAATCCCAAGAGCATGGAGGAGGCCTATCGCTACATAGTGGAGGTGCAGCAGCAGTTCTACACACAGAGCGGATCTCTGGCCAGTGACCATCAGGCGGCCACCTTCAGCACCAGCCACAAGCAGCAGTCCTACGGCGTGGGAATGGGCGGAGTGGGCGTGAGCACCGTTGGCGTGGGCGTCGGAATGGGCATGGGCGCTGTGGGGTTGGGACTCTCCTCCTACGTTCGTCAAATGTCCAACGACAAGGGACAGCAGAATAGCACGAAGAGCTACTACAATCAGTCGGCTCCGCCGGTGGGCGCCGGCAAGAATCATCCGATGTTCAAGAGCATTGGCAACCCCACCTTTAAGTCCAGCTTCAGCTACAATGGCACCAGCAGCAATTCGGGCATGGGATCGAATTACTCGAGTACCAAGAAGTCGGACATCAAGCAGaactaccagcagcagaagagtCAGAACTACTCGAAGACCTCGTCggctagtgcttggaagaagtAGTAGTTGACATGGCTAGACGATCTCACCCTCCAATCGATCGGCGGTCCAGTGAGATAAGCGTATCGAGCATGACCTAATCCCTTGGAGCCTGTGACTAAGCCAGGGCAAAGTGATTGCCACCTCATGCTAATTACCCCGATACCTCACCCTCTAATGGCGATGAGGTGGCCGAAGATTATAGGATGTGAATATAGATTAAATTGTGATGAGAGAGCCATACTGGGTGCAACGAGATGGAGGTGATCTGATCCCTGTTTCGCGATAATCATAACCAATCCCTATCAGTACAACTAAGACGATAATGATGTGAAtgttcaaataaaacaaataatacaaatgtTAATGTTATAACTAACAATGCGGCAATTTAAATACCTCCATGGATTAAGCGTACTAGATTGcacatgcaaataaaaaaaaaaaaacaaaaccatgTGAATGAATACAGATGAAGATAATGCAAATAGAAAGTAAGGGCATTGCAATAATAGAAAGTGTGTGCATAGCTATGTACTATCaagtaaaaattaaaataactaaAAGTATAGAATCACTAATTCGAGCTGATAGCAATGATCTTGTCGAAATACAAGATAATTAAGCCGATCGAGATAATTGAATGCATGATGTTCGATCTTCGGTAATGATGACATCGATCGCGTGTCCATCGATGATGATCAATCCGCAGACAGTATCGACATGTTAATTATTAGCTCATAAGACCCGAGTGTACATAGCCCCACACCTCAGTCCCCAGTCACATTACCccctatatatgtatctacCGCCAATCGCCTATTTTTTAACAACAATCGCCCACCTTcaaattctgtttttttttttgttaacaaTAAAGTGTAAAGTCTAACAGCCCTAGTGTATCTCTGTTTTGGTCGGTCAGAGGTATCGAATTTGGCATAGTTTGTTTACTCACAATTTGCTGGGCACTTGAAGTGTGGGCGGAACCCCTCGGATCATAGCCCATGTCCTGGGGCGCTGGCTCCGAttgctgctcctgcagctTCACAGTCTTCGGTCTCGACCGCTCCTTGACATCCTTTTCGGGCTTACCAAAGAGTCCTCTCTGCTCCGCCCGGCGAATCAGGTACTTTTCATTCAAATGTGTCAGGGTTTTGCGGCGCACCAAGGCCAAGTAACTGCCCGTAACCTGCTGTTTGATGCAATTATCCTGATTTATGCATATATCCGGCACGGTATCCTGCACGAACTCATCGATATCGGGTGTTACAATCAGATCAATGCTTTCCACACGCGGCAGTGGAGTAGCTGTACAGCCCGGAGGTCCAGGTGCTGGAGGTTCCGGCTGCGCCGAGGGTTTATCCTTCTTCCTGGGCGAATCCTTGCTCATTGCAGCTGCCGGAATGTTGGCTGCCTCCGCTTCAGCTATCGCCTCGAGACGCTTCTGCTCCTTGTACGCATTGCGATGCTTCTCCAGCGCCAGCTTATTGATCAGCTCCAGAACATGCTGCACCATATCCTCGTTCTCGGTGCCAACAATCGAGTGCGTTTGATAGAGAACGAATTGCACTTGAGGTCGCGACATCGACATGGTGAGGGtcagcagctgctcctcgaGTATCATGGCCACCCGCTGGCGACCCTCATCGCTGACCTCCGATTCGGTGAGCACCTCCAGCATGCTCAGATCGCCACCACGGGAGCAGATCAAATCGATGGGATCCGAGATTGCACTAAAGGAATTCGGCGGTGTGGCGAAGATACCCACAACCGTTCGAAAGCGATTCGATTCCATGGGAAACGAGGTGAAGGCATCACCAAACAGACGGATATTATTAACCCCAATGGATTCCATATAGCGACGATATTCCTTGAGATTTGCTCCTGCTCCATAAACATAAAAGTTATTCACCCGGTTGATGGAGTAAAACAAGGCAGCCAAGTATGCCGTAGATCTTGGAGAACCAATATGCGTCTGCAGTATATCGCCATCCAGCTCAAAGTAATCCATCAACTTGGACATGATTGCCGGACCAAAGGTGAAGTTCTTGTCCTGAAAAGGAATTCAATACAAGtgtaaacattaaaaaaaaagtgcattgAACCTTCTGGcattaaaaccaaatattttttttggcacttgcAAAATTTTTCACATATCACATTACCGATAACTAGTTTATATAACGTTGTTTTCTCATGTCGCCCGGTTTACGTGCTTATTGatcatacgcagtgttgtCTTACTTAAGTTGTAGTCATAAGCTGTCTGTCTATGGGCACTTTTTCCGGGAAAAACTTCACCGTAAACACAAATTGCTTTGTAATTTGTATAGACATTTAGACATCGAAATTTTATAGACATTGAGACTATTAGTCTAATTTCCGGAAGTAAGCTGTTTTAGTTTCTAATCAATATCGATTGTTAAAATGAAGCAGATCGAAAGTAAATATTTGGGTAATAAAAACACTATAGTTAAGGCTATCAATATCAAAATATGAGTTagtaataatttaaaattagacATAAAATACTCCAAGTCATAATATATTCTAAGATTCTCAGCTGCATAACTACTTTttccataaaaataataattataagaataacaataataatcttatatattttttttatgtctcACCTGCATTATAAAGTAATGTTTACTCATCAGCACGGATTTGGTGAACTCGCTGCGATCCTTGGGAATACAGGATATGACCAAAGGACATATGTTGTCCCACTTGCAGTGTTGGACCAACAGTGGCTCCTCGTCGTCCGGTCCGTGG is from Drosophila melanogaster chromosome 3L and encodes:
- the CG44836 gene encoding uncharacterized protein, isoform F, which codes for MHSTKQSIRLWWQYAYKCVTPSASAGAVWNPNLKFRLYCSRQLRIRKLRRGPWSRRQPLRLHINDIKLMCQVRRRSK
- the CG44836 gene encoding uncharacterized protein, isoform E — translated: MSNQLFFLSLADIFSVYPAIFKEQSKKLKKTKQIYLPSDEEWQDKMYYMLLEIQRHVNESSDDALTLHDINKKEKPVFDPLRITKIVSPGVSPCGRRSRTLKYCHSTAVKIKLKAGARWTLPTIANAAKLLRKPPILVDFQNEHEMRLAFSLIYDVFRYKVVMSNALADVSFFEEHTELKNDEQRIWLMLFELYDRQFKGRNSEEKDLQARLYKESEVTELADLLWQHRIRLAASISRMRIQVGALRLSQLLPIHLQNEKVAIAAANPVVTGWINPFLVRNKEEADKILTGMGFTVHGPDDEEPLLVQHCKWDNICPLVISCIPKDRSEFTKSVLMSKHYFIMQDKNFTFGPAIMSKLMDYFELDGDILQTHIGSPRSTAYLAALFYSINRVNNFYVYGAGANLKEYRRYMESIGVNNIRLFGDAFTSFPMESNRFRTVVGIFATPPNSFSAISDPIDLICSRGGDLSMLEVLTESEVSDEGRQRVAMILEEQLLTLTMSMSRPQVQFVLYQTHSIVGTENEDMVQHVLELINKLALEKHRNAYKEQKRLEAIAEAEAANIPAAAMSKDSPRKKDKPSAQPEPPAPGPPGCTATPLPRVESIDLIVTPDIDEFVQDTVPDICINQDNCIKQQVTGSYLALVRRKTLTHLNEKYLIRRAEQRGLFGKPEKDVKERSRPKTVKLQEQQSEPAPQDMGYDPRGSAHTSSAQQILQRLQRSTSASAIRSHLTKVSSTYRRPIAFNFVRRECKRFYVLPVYMHSTKQSIRLWWQYAYKCVTPSASAGAVWNPNLKFRLYCSRQLRIRKLRRGPWSRRQPLRLHINDIKLMCQVRRRSK
- the RAF2 gene encoding RING-associated factor 2, isoform C, giving the protein MSNEIYDSSNSQLSSDEYSHEEEEYDALMDAAVSKQRPQKTKSKGSESEKPGNGAPESAAATEKNEKPDDDAVPPSTRSETIRRIRQLQLQRGRLPNLYFKRRSIRWLRPNKMDYNSYFDGLKDLLPKRKLKHLVRFHDRQRRTYDSRSISRSRSHSRSLSRSCSRSRSRSYSRSRSGSGSPELICLDDTENEDSPEKPEQEPARVTPIKENKPTLPAPPQLNYELPERKKANPLGNNENGASILDEFLVKKDPQEPVFDYGKLSACRELEQALKDRSRDAPNEAESLVVDATLKRRRSVTPPASEEKRNNEVEDDNIIGFSTVQQQKPMEAAPPLNLRMPTTPSTNPLQRQQAFKLSTPYTLAPPTAAKQADTYSLNTPPPTATQMQISYPNEKLSNNMKANATFSIQQTALSQVAASYAAAPQVAALAQRAPSQVAPLQQAPVQQMHFPRSVPPQQLPPPQQRAPPQQLATAPFAPPRHLAQHRPSPQQLAPSQQLAPPHQLAPPHQLAPPQQRAPPQQLAPPHQLAPPHQLAPPQQRAPPQQLAPPQQLAPPQQLAPPQQLAPPQQLAPPQQRAPPQQRAPPQQLAPPQQRAPTQHMAPPQHMAPPQQLAPTQQLAPPPQQLAPRPQQLAPPPQQLAPPPQQLAPPPQQPDSSRPASVQPLTPQRHASPHQLAQSQQVHQSPSQLHPVPVAAPNFAVPQQPQPRRSETVSTQTQGLGSPAASSSTTRQKSFVDLNNSDANFHYRVKELFDELNSTMIDKINSVPPDEDSLKKERERIVADLAALDKLMAQKEDEYNRLLYLSCIKKELHERMERKERLIRIKDLLPILINKCGTKELSEVKAMLEEEIDSPMASKHSLSAIEKLLNYAELNQNIIQLLRGSLGLNKRAPSVSPANFEDDQMLFRRDSLPVSHLSMRDQHYESRNAVNDHLLDSNPDRDPPAKRPKLIHSQDSNQDMASSSTHLSANLSETLRKIRAWKNYSHFSNVSMEDNNSDNESQIEPLFNSSPMASRRQLANRQSYQEQHSANINDHENVQKRHKSHKRKSHKHKSHKHRSSHKSQAESSATINGNTGRQCHECKLYGATFMCSNCQNQWYCSRECQLSDWDTHHRTCGI